Proteins found in one Sorghum bicolor cultivar BTx623 chromosome 1, Sorghum_bicolor_NCBIv3, whole genome shotgun sequence genomic segment:
- the LOC8060875 gene encoding uncharacterized protein At1g28695 codes for MAKQQQQQQQVSAGAEATGRQAASFLLGCVAALTVVLLLQRRPEELTRAPMVRFFGGGGARTSSSSSSPAAASSPSSSSSSSPPAAGEHAAAHLQTTTDNAAAKPPPAPTTTAGDPRRLPPPNSTTHHGKEPGAAAGEEEDAEFRGLAAVVSRAATADDRTVIVTCVNEAWAAPGSLLDLFLESFRVGDGTAPLLRHVLIVAMDPAAMARCRTLHRHCYHYAPLPGVDFASAKFFLSKDYLELVWSKLKLQRRVLQLGYTFVFTDVDVLWFRNPLKHVTAYADMSVSSDVFFGDADNVDNFPNTGFFHVKPNNRTVAMTAAWHEARERFPGKNEQPVFNAIKKGLVADLGLRLQYIDPAFVAGFCSYGKDLGKVCTMHANCCVGLRNKLADLRTVLDDWRNYTAMPHWARHQAKWTVPGACIH; via the exons ATggcgaagcagcagcagcagcagcagcaagtctCCGCCGGCGCGGAGGCCACGGGCCGGCAGGCGGCGTCGTTCCTGCTCGGCTGCGTCGCCGCGCTCACCGTCGTCCTGCTCCTGCAGCGCCGCCCCGAGGAGCTCACCAGGGCGCCGATGGTGCGATTCTTCGGAGGGGGAGGGGCACGgacatcatcgtcgtcgtcgtcaccaGCGGCAGCGTCGTCgccgtcctcctcctcttcctcttcaccACCAGCGGCAGGTGAACATGCAGCAGCACATCTTCAGACGACGACTGATAACGCCGCCGCAAAGCCGCCGCCGGCTCCTACCACCACCGCCGGTGATCCACGACGCCTTCCGCCGCCCAATTCCACGACCCATCACGGAAAAGAG CCGGGCGCGGCCGCCGGCGAGGAGGAAGATGCAGAGTTCCGCGGGCTGGCGGCGGTGGTATCGCGCGCGGCGACGGCGGACGACCGGACGGTGATCGTGACGTGCGTGAACGAGGCGTGGGCGGCGCCCGGGTCGCTGCTGGACCTGTTCCTGGAGAGCTTCCGCGTGGGCGACGGCACGGCGCCGCTGCTGCGGCACGTGCTGATCGTGGCCATGGACCCTGCGGCCATGGCGCGGTGCCGGACGCTCCACCGTCACTGCTACCACTACGCGCCGCTGCCCGGCGTCGACTTCGCCTCCGCCAAGTTCTTCCTGTCCAAGGACTACCTGGAGCTGGTGTGGAGCAAGCTGAAGCTCCAGCGCCGCGTGCTCCAGCTCGGCTACACCTTCGTCTTCACCGACGTCGACGTGCTGTGGTTCCGGAACCCGCTGAAGCACGTGACGGCGTACGCGGACATGAGCGTCTCCAGCGACGTCTTCTTCGGCGACGCGGACAACGTGGACAACTTCCCCAACACGGGCTTCTTCCACGTGAAGCCAAACAACCGGACGGTCGCCATGACGGCGGCGTGGCACGAGGCGAGGGAGAGGTTCCCGGGGAAGAACGAGCAGCCGGTGTTCAACGCCATCAAGAAAGGGCTCGTCGCCGACCTCGGGCTGCGCCTGCAGTACATCGACCCGGCCTTCGTCGCCGGCTTCTGCAGCTACGGCAAGGACCTCGGCAAGGTGTGCACCATGCACGCCAACTGCTGCGTCGGCCTGCGTAACAAGCTCGCCGACCTCAGGACCGTGCTGGACGACTGGAGGAACTACACCGCCATGCCGCACTGGGCCAGGCACCAGGCTAAGTGGACCGTCCCCGGAGCATGCATCCATTGA